Proteins found in one Triticum aestivum cultivar Chinese Spring chromosome 4D, IWGSC CS RefSeq v2.1, whole genome shotgun sequence genomic segment:
- the LOC123100416 gene encoding probable transcriptional regulator RABBIT EARS, with amino-acid sequence MESGNSKAASSEEEAAVRSHSPAVAAARARPYYGCVFCKRGFTTAQALGGHMNVHRRDRAKPVRLTTECNLAYPPAPLVSSAGFSMLYYARHTGAGVKAEAVAVSPGSPIPRELSLFGADDGTDDRDLQLSLRCHGNGGGDRSRALEGPSEWWQDGELPERKLDLELRLGPRPRN; translated from the exons ATGGAGAGTGGCAACAGCAAAGCggcgtcgagcgaggaggaggcggccgtgAGATCCCACAGTCCGGCGGTGGCTGCAGCTCG CGCCCGGCCGTACTACGGGTGCGTGTTCTGCAAGCGTGGGTTCACCACGGCGCAGGCGCTGGGCGGGCACATGAACGTCCACCGCCGCGACCGCGCCAAGCCCGTCCGCCTCACGACAGAGTGCAACTTGGCGTATCCCCCAGCGCCGCTGGTGAGCAGCGCCGGCTTCTCCATGTTGTACTACGCCAGGCACACCGGCGCCGGAGTGAAAGCGGAGGCCGTGGCCGTGAGCCCTGGTAGCCCTATCCCGAGGGAGCTGAGCCTGTTCGGTGCAGACGACGGCACTGATGATCGTGACCTGCAACTGAGCCTTCGGTGCCATGGGAATGGCGGCGGCGACCGGTCGCGCGCGCTGGAAGGGCCGTCAGAGTGGTGGCAGGACGGTGAGCTGCCGGAGAGGAAGCTGGACTTGGAGCTCAGGCTAGGGCCTCGTCCCAGGAACTGA